aataatataacaaatatagatcACGTACATTATTATCTAAATCAGCAATTTACACAAGTTATTCTGGGCCAGAAAAAGCACTACCATGCgctttcttacatacatatggtcacgtctatatcccttgcagggtagacagagccaacagtcttgaaaagactgaatggccaagttcagctatttggcttaatgatagaattgagattcaaatagtgacatgttgctagtccatcgcctaaaaagaatcccaaatttgtaagccttttctttagttgccttttacgacatccatgggaaagagatggagtggtcttattcttttttgtattagtgccgagaaccatacggcacttcttacatacgtacctacatatatcacgtctatacacTTTACAGGGTAAACATAGCCTTTTGAAGGCATTATGAACTAAGTTGTTGCCTACAAAATgtgtcaaattatttattaggaTCTTTTTCACAGATTTCTCTGTCCAAGTGGATATATCAAACTTAAACATTAGAATTTCTGAACGCTATGCAAAGGACACAATTACTTATTACACGCATGTAACGCCTGAAAAAAGGCAGGAATATTGCCAGAATCTGACAGTTTCTGTTTCTATAGTAAGTTCCTTTTTATGGTTTCTATATtatccttaatatttttttgagacCACTAGATCTAACACTGAACAATAGAGATGTGAACGAAGGGAAGAGTTAACATATACCTTGTCAACGctgactacatctttccacttgccacaatctctgcatacttccttcgcttcatccacattcagtttcaggtactcttgacctgaccctttaccaggacgtacTTAATtcgatcaagatacgttcgtctaggtcttcccactccgattTTTCCGTCCACACTCtcattgtatatttgcttagccaaactgctttcattcatcctctgcatgaccaaaccatcttaacgtacccttttctattcctgttactacatcttctttcacatcacaacattcccgtatcacactgttccttatccggtcactcaattactttttattttttttcatttaggtattcattattaatttcacaccgatcatactccttaacgctcatATTTCCACCgcatttattttgctttcGTGCTTTTTTTGCcacacccaactttcactcccacaCATTAATCTTGGGACCAACACGTCCCTATGCACAGCTAGGCGAGCGCTTTTGGACAATTTCTGACTGCTTGTCCCTAATATgatgttaataaatttctcTAGGACAAATCGTACGACCCGACAATTTACTACCAAATATCGGCCATTCTCCTTGACGACCCCAGAGATATGGAGTCTTTTTCTCCAACAAGAGTGACGACGAGTGACCTGAGTGCACTCTCCCTACCAGGAAGTGCATGGATAGGAGAATGTGTGAGCGGGAAGAGATGCGTCCCCAAACTGGAAATGTTCGTGAATCTTTCGGTGTCGTGAGTATATTTTGTACCTATTTTACTCTCGATTaataatcaatcaatcaattataattcaaataattaatcattatttagCCGTGCAAGCGTCATAGATAGATTTTtgcatataggtacatattttataactgaagtcttaataacaattccacATTCTCAGAAATGAATTATTTCTTAGATGTTGCAGACTTCCGATAACATTGAGGTTAGTTCACACTGACTCGACACTTTGAGTTTCTCTACAAATATAACACTGCAAAAGTTCACAATTTTGTCTTCTCAGAGATAAAGTACCATACATGGTCGGTTCGACCGACGAGGAAATCTTACAAATATCCGTCAAAAACCGAGGAGACCCGGCGTACAGCGCATGTATTACTATACATCTCCGTGACGTCACTCTCCTCAATTGGCCGGTGTCTTGTATGCTTCCCACTTCTGATAGCGATGTAACTTTAATCTGTAACCCTAATAGACTGTTGAGGAATAATACATCCTGGGTAAGTGTATgtagtaaattatatatgtaataacttATACGTGTATGCCAGCGGCTTTTCTTAACGTTCTTAATAGATTGTACATGTCAATCTTGATTGGCCTTGCCCTTGGGAAAGTCTAAAACTAAGAATTCTTCATTTTGGCGATGGGATAGTAACTTATCtgtatgaatctcaattctatcattaagccttgcagttgaacgtgacctttcagtattttgatACCAATTTATTAGCTCTGTCTCCCCCGGaaggtatatacctacacgtgtttatatatatgtaagtattacatTATACAAgtgacaatattttaaattaattattccaTCGTCAGCATCTTTCTGGCATTAGTCCCCTTTAATGAGCCTAAGGTTCGCCTTGTACCACGATCCTAAATTAGGTAAggtaggtttttacacgaagcaactccaaTCTGACCTGCTCAACCTTTGCAGAATTTATATAGTATGACAACTTATCCATCTTAATTATAATCATCAATTTCAGAACATCAATGCCATCAAACTAGACACGAAATCAATCATCAGTAAGGCAGAAGATGGTGACAAAAGTTTCGGCGTTGCTGTCCGTTTATATAAAGACTGCAGCGGACGCGATAGGCAAATATGGCGTAAAAACATCTTAATGCATAGAAACAGCGAACGTGTAAGCCTGATGGGGTGAgcttttttggtttttttaaatcataaatacataaaatcacgcctcttgcccggaggcgtaggcagagaatacatctttccacttgtcacgatccttgcaaacttcttttgcttcattcgCATTCGTAATTCTCACCATGCAAGCTAGTCGGTTttggatactcttgacctgaccttagTCTaaaacgtctccgatttgtaatgaaatttaaataattattacatttaaatcaCACTTCAGCCCTTACAAggatttattacaataaaaaaaaagtaatttggtTAGTATAAAAACGTGTCATAATGTATCTATAAAAATTCTATGtataatgtacatatgtataaaaattataaatcaaatcattatcaATTATACAATTGGTTGCAGTTTAATAAAACATGGCGGAGTTATTAATATAACAAGAAATGAAATAGAGACGTCTTCGAAACAAATCCAGCATGAGTATGTTGTAAGTACTAACGACATGGCTAATGAATTAATTCTAACATAAAtctatttgaaaatttcaacTTACTTCTGAATTCGTTTAAGTTATTGAAACCacgatatttttatcatgTCGTCGAAGTGCATATGAGAacgttacaaaaatatttttacgagggagtattttatattttactttttttttaattctttttcctTCAGATTTACAACAATGGACCCACAACTTggcacaatattaaatttaatatatcacTTCAAAAGGAGTTTTTTCTTGATGGAATATCCGTAAGTAGATATAAAcagtatttgttattttttagtcTGTTACACTCATATTTGGCTCTGATTTGATATTGCTAGGAGTTTTGATATTGCTTTTATCATTATTCTATCATAATGACTACCTTTTCTGATATagacattaaattaaatgttaaatatataaagaatattaagtatatatatggACTTCttatttaacgtttttaagATAGGTACTACAATATGGTAGaggaaaattatacaaaaatccaTACAAAACTCAATACACAATGTTTAAATGTTTAGATTACTTTTCCTTTAACATATCAGACAAATATTTCGCTTATTAGCTATGCAGCAAACAGGATGATAAAGAAATTACCGCctgaaaagttaattttataataataaaattattatacgtTTATATATTACGTTATTTATGAATACGTACAGTACCCAAAATGCATGTAGAACAATCTGGGGCCACGGAAGGAACCCTCAAAGGCGAGCCAACCGAAGTGCAATGCCAAAATTTTCTCGAAAGGCTTCATCGTTTTCGTATGTCTTTtgtctttatattttgttttagactATATCTGAGCTCGGTTACGAGTGCCCATCGTACGAAGAAACAGATAAAGAATACATTAACCATTGCGAAATAATTGCTCTGAAAAAGAATCAGAAATTTGAAATCGTCCTACCCATTGATATCATGTCAAATGTTTTTGGTAAGTTTGCATTATTATAAGGTTTTCCTTATTTACTGTTTGAACACCAGTATCTcagctaataatataaatgtgaaagtaagtttgtttgtttattatttacgcgttatctatataaatattgcgtatatataattataagattGGAGAAGGTCAAACTTCGGCTCAAAGGTCGGGTACTTTTcgtcccggtaaaaactagaGATTCAATTGACTTTGCGAAAATCCTGTATTCTTTACTAAGTGGTGCTAAATAAGAGCGAGCGAAGCCGCGGGTAAATTCTAGTAAATAGTAAAAGTGATATATTAAATTGCTGACTGCTTGAAGCAACCCCTACTTTTAGTGATAATTAGATGACCTAGTAGTAAATGATAAGACTAAATGGTCTTTGATGGCATCTCGACTTGTAATTTATGCTCTAGCTTcgtttgatattatttttgtgttttagaaacgttgaaaaagaaagaattaaaCGTGACATCACACTTGAAATTCATGCTTGGTGCAGATGAAAAATCTGGCAGGtaataaaaatccttttttataacttaGGAGCTTACTTCCGACACTTTATTCCTTAGACTTGGAAGAGTCTCAGGTCAGTTTAGCGGTATgccaaatatcaaaaaattgcgACCATTCTTAAAGACTACTTATGAATTCTTCTGCTCATTTTTCGTTAATTCTGCGCGCTATGTGCGCCTGCGCACGGACATTCAGCGAGTacatctttgtttattttcattttaacaaattaacgCAAATTTGCACCAATAATAGTAACACTCACTAGGAGCTTTCTCCACAGTGTCACCACTACGTTGTGTTTCTACGAGATCCAAGTACCAACTTGGATACTGATCGTTGCCGTTCTTTTCGGACTTCTTATCATTGTGATCTTAGCCTTCGCTTTGTACGAGGTAAAATGTTTCTGCAAGATTTTCAAATGActttttctgtattttactgtatttgtgtgtgtgtcaattaccaattttttttaatcctgaGGTCTAGTTatgtatggttttattttccgtaacaattttataaactgttatatttaatatcgcttgatatttcaatattttcagtgCGGATTTCtcagaagaaaaaagaaagaggACTTGAGAGAACTGAGAAAGAGTATAAAGAGACAAAGTATGGTACGTTAACGTTAATAGTATTGACGCTAGGTATGGGTAACTCAAAagattttacattaatttgaatattattttcacaCAGCGACAATCTAGGACTATAGAACACAATGACAGAGATAAATCAGATCAAGAGAAGTTAGTTCAAATATCAGAAGAAAATAATACTGATGATGACGGCCCAAGTACATCTTTAAAAGCTGAAGcacatgaaaatattgaggATAAAAATGAAGCAGATAACGATATAACAGTAATAAGTTGTAAAAAACATCTCGATTGTGGTggtgatacaaaaaaaaaagatatggtTGAGTCAAAAACTGACCCTTTTGTAAAAACTGATAATTCAAAAGGAAGAAAAAATGATCCTCTGTAAGTTATTTTGGTATACTACaaagtaaacaaataagttTAAGACCTTGCCTGATTTTCTATGGACGGCAAAACCACCTTTCCAAGACAAAATAAACTTGCGGAAGAGTAAGCGTGCTATGCGTTCCAACCCAATTTGCAGGATTTTTTAACCTATGTAGCAACATCTAGATCCACATATAATCAGTCCCTtccgtggtagacagagccaacagtcttgaaagactgataggccacttttagcttaatgatagaattgagattcaaatagtgacagcttgctagcccatcgcctaaaaggagaatccgaagtttataagtctatcccttccTTACCTATGTTGTAATCTATTACATAAACGAAAGCAAGAACCTTATAGAACAAAAGAAAGCGGTACATTTGATGCTGCTTGAAGGCTAGTTGTAAGggttaaaatgaaaatgttttataatttaacacttgtttatttactcttaataaaataaagctttacattaatttttccaGTGCTGGTATAATAATTGGTGGGCTACAAAAGAACTTGCGCCGAAGAGAAATTTTGCCGGGCGTACAAGATGATCTGTTAGTTGATTAAGTaattcttatttctataaaaataaaaacttgattcatcgcggttttttttttgtattatcagCTACACTGTAAATTATTTCCTCGTATACACACACGCCCATTGGAGCCAGAAACTacactttccacttgccacgatccctgcatatttctttctacatacatacatacatatggtcacgtctatatcccttgcgggatagacagagccaacagtcttgataagactgaatggccacgttcagctatttggcttaatgatagaattgagattcaaatagtgacaggttgctaacccatcgcctaaaaaaatatccaaagtttgtaagcctatcccttagtcgccttttacgacatccataggaaagagatggagtggtcctattcttttttgtattggtgccgggaaccacacggcattatataTTACACATATTTCTTTCTCATCAACCACATTcctaactctcttcatgcaacttCGTTGGTGTCAGTTACATTCTTGTGGCCACCATTATATCCCAGACGCTATAACAGTCTATGTTTTAACCTTTCTCTCTTTCTCGCAAACGAAGCTGTAGAGATGAGAGCAGTCGACGTCATTCAGTTTGCCGTCATTCTTGAAGATGGAGCCGCAGTACTCGTTGTTCTCAGAGTTGTTAGGCTCGTTCTCCGACCATTGGCTGTACCCGGCCTCTTCTAGGGTCTGGTCTGAAATGGAGAAATATTGTTAAGAACGTGCTTATTCATACCAAACCAGCGTACGTCTGCGGTTActcccaattttttttttttttcatccagTTACCGCATAATGAATGCCTGCCACGTCATTCAGACCTAGTGATTTGACCAACCATCTAGAAACAAATGGCAAGAATTCTGGAAATGTACCGAATACATTAAATGATAATCCATCACGTATTACATCCATCATATCATCCATAGGGTCAGgttaaaagtacccgaaaccgccgagcttgcatgaaga
This is a stretch of genomic DNA from Amyelois transitella isolate CPQ chromosome 5, ilAmyTran1.1, whole genome shotgun sequence. It encodes these proteins:
- the LOC106139263 gene encoding integrin alpha-8; this encodes MKKFLLLCQVGWLTALLYHEKSQKEFGKEIIANKSYFGYSVTFTADNNRLIVSAPKGNDVGALFTCDIYSKHCSEIPTQIDAPRNFHIWLGATVRAGSNFFATCAPRYLERKSKNGIYSRCYKYYTKKYNGLMKLKDKEMSDIMKFEHKMLTSGWSMDVDDNDDVLVGGPAMFTGRATKYEFKRGEVAKFPPILINNGGVKSNFGYSVMHRIYKKQKELMISSTYGEHGFGMVFLYNDANGAIINKINGKQVGSMFGASLCAATVDSSGQSVILVGSPTYAAENMFNTGAVFIYKGHDTNVYREVLGKSNNGQFGYALANVGDLNGDKKDEIAISAPYEEDGRGAVYIYSGAHLMDRDKQAPWLQRIQKEEYRAFGLSLYAVPDYDKNGCKELAIGVPHSNTTILLNCLATITVTVKELRAKGKSTDTPAGFGSFVFESCLEFQYPDLPKIIQANFSVQVDISNLNIRISERYAKDTITYYTHVTPEKRQEYCQNLTVSVSIDKSYDPTIYYQISAILLDDPRDMESFSPTRVTTSDLSALSLPGSAWIGECVSGKRCVPKLEMFVNLSVSDKVPYMVGSTDEEILQISVKNRGDPAYSACITIHLRDVTLLNWPVSCMLPTSDSDVTLICNPNRLLRNNTSWNINAIKLDTKSIISKAEDGDKSFGVAVRLYKDCSGRDRQIWRKNILMHRNSERVSLMGLIKHGGVINITRNEIETSSKQIQHEYVIYNNGPTTWHNIKFNISLQKEFFLDGISTISELGYECPSYEETDKEYINHCEIIALKKNQKFEIVLPIDIMSNVFETLKKKELNVTSHLKFMLGADEKSGSVTTTLCFYEIQVPTWILIVAVLFGLLIIVILAFALYECGFLRRKKKEDLRELRKSIKRQSMRQSRTIEHNDRDKSDQEKLVQISEENNTDDDGPSTSLKAEAHENIEDKNEADNDITVISCKKHLDCGGDTKKKDMVESKTDPFVKTDNSKGRKNDPLAGIIIGGLQKNLRRREILPGVQDDLLVD